The following coding sequences are from one Sesamum indicum cultivar Zhongzhi No. 13 linkage group LG11, S_indicum_v1.0, whole genome shotgun sequence window:
- the LOC105174258 gene encoding probable xyloglucan endotransglucosylase/hydrolase protein 32 — protein sequence MAFQLLPLIILLIAPLAANAGQWPPLPGYYPSTRFRSMSFYQGYRNLWGPGHQSVDNNGITIWLDRNSGSGFKSVKPFRSGYFGASVKLQPGYTAGVITAFYLSNNEAHPGFHDEVDIEFLGTTFGKPYTLQTNVYVRGSGDGRIIGREMKFHLWFDPTQDFHHYAILWSPKEIIFFVDDVPIRRYPRKSATTFPLRPMWVYGSIWDASSWATEDGKYKADYRYQPFVGKFTNFKASGCTAYAPAWCHPVSASPYRSGRLTGQQTRAMQWVQSHYMVYDYCRDYKRDHSLTPECWR from the exons ATGGCTTTTCAACTTCTTCCACTCATTATCCTCCTCATTGCCCCATTAGCCGCCAATGCGGGTCAATGGCCACCCTTACCGGGTTACTACCCGAGTACCCGGTTCCGCTCCATGAGCTTCTATCAGGGGTACAGAAACCTCTGGGGTCCGGGTCATCAGAGCGTCGATAACAATGGAATCACCATTTGGCTTGACAGAAACTCTG GAAGTGGGTTCAAGTCGGTGAAACCATTTCGATCCGGGTACTTCGGAGCATCCGTTAAGCTCCAACCGGGCTATACTGCTGGAGTTATTACCGCTTTCTAT CTTTCAAACAATGAAGCTCATCCAGGGTTCCACGATGAGGTGGATATCGAGTTTCTTGGGACGACATTTGGGAAGCCATATACACTTCAGACAAATGTGTATGTACGAGGAAGTGGGGATGGAAGAATTATTGGGAGAGAGatgaaatttcatttatgGTTCGATCCCACACAAGATTTTCATCATTACGCCATACTGTGGAGTCCCAAGGAGATCAT atTCTTTGTGGACGATGTGCCAATAAGAAGGTATCCAAGAAAGAGTGCGACAACATTTCCCTTAAGACCAATGTGGGTGTATGGATCAATATGGGATGCATCGTCATGGGCAACCGAGGATGGTAAATACAAGGCCGATTATCGTTACCAACCCTTCGTCGGAAAATTCACCAACTTCAAGGCGAGTGGTTGCACCGCATATGCTCCGGCATGGTGCCACCCTGTCTCCGCCTCGCCCTACCGCTCCGGTCGCCTCACTGGGCAACAAACCAGGGCTATGCAATGGGTACAAAGTCACTATATGGTATATGATTATTGCAGGGACTATAAAAGGGACCATTCACTTACTCCAGAATGTTGGCGCTAG
- the LOC105174259 gene encoding S-adenosylmethionine synthase 3, with protein MESFLFTSESVNEGHPDKLCDQVSDAILDACLEQDPESKVACETCTKTNMVMVFGEITTKANINYEKIVRDTCRGIGFTSPDVGLDADNCKVLVNIEQQSPDIAQGVHGHLTKKPEEIGAGDQGHMFGYATDETPELMPLTHVLATKLGARLTEVRKNKTCPWLRPDGKTQVTVEYRNDGGAMVPIRVHTVLISTQHDETVTNEQIAKDLKEHVIKPVIPAQYLDDKTIFHLNPSGRFVIGGPHGDAGLTGRKIIIDTYGGWGAHGGGAFSGKDPTKVDRSGAYIVRQAAKSVVASGLARRCIVQVSYAIGVAEPLSVFVDSYKTGKIPDKDILALIKENFDFRPGMIAINLDLKRGGNFRYQKTAAYGHFGRDDPDFTWETAKILKPKA; from the coding sequence ATGGAATCCTTCTTGTTCACATCAGAGTCCGTCAATGAAGGACACCCTGACAAGCTTTGCGACCAAGTCTCAGATGCCATTCTTGATGCTTGCCTAGAGCAGGATCCAGAGAGCAAAGTTGCATGCGAAACATGCACAAAGACTAATATGGTTATGGTCTTTGGTGAGATCACGACCAAGGCTAACATTAACTATGAGAAGATAGTTCGGGATACATGCAGAGGCATTGGGTTCACATCACCAGATGTTGGCCTAGATGCTGACAACTGCAAGGTCCTTGTCAACATTGAACAACAGAGCCCCGACATTGCCCAGGGAGTTCATGGTCATTTAACTAAGAAACCTGAAGAAATCGGAGCTGGTGACCAAGGACACATGTTTGGCTATGCAACTGATGAAACACCAGAGCTGATGCCTCTTACTCATGTCCTTGCCACCAAGCTCGGGGCCAGACTGACTGAAGTTAGGAAGAACAAAACTTGCCCATGGTTGAGACCTGATGGTAAGACACAAGTTACTGTTGAGTACAGAAATGATGGTGGCGCCATGGTTCCTATTAGAGTTCACACAGTCCTTATCTCAACCCAGCATGATGAAACTGTTACCAACGAGCAGATTGCAAAGGACTTAAAAGAGCATGTTATCAAGCCTGTGATTCCAGCCCAGTACCTTGATGACAAGACAATCTTCCACCTCAACCCATCTGGCCGATTTGTCATTGGTGGCCCACATGGAGATGCAGGTCTTACTGGTAGAAAAATCATCATTGACACCTATGGTGGCTGGGGTGCCCATGGTGGGGGTGCTTTCTCTGGCAAGGACCCAACCAAGGTGGACAGGAGTGGTGCATATATTGTTAGACAAGCGGCCAAGAGTGTGGTGGCTTCAGGACTTGCTCGCCGATGCATTGTGCAAGTTTCATATGCTATTGGGGTAGCAGAACCACTGTCTGTGTTCGTTGATTCCTACAAGACAGGTAAGATCCCTGACAAGGATATTCTGGCTCTTATCAAGGAGAACTTTGACTTTAGGCCAGGAATGATTGCCATCAACCTGGACTTGAAGAGAGGAGGCAACTTCAGGTACCAGAAGACTGCTGCTTATGGTCACTTTGGCCGTGATGATCCCGACTTCACTTGGGAGACTGCCAAGATCCTCAAGCCTAAAGCTTGA
- the LOC105174260 gene encoding uncharacterized protein LOC105174260: MAVVNASLAAFTPHSSPSLLPSTSHASHFPSTHSSPIPCTPLAIALAATKRRRGLFESTFAVKSSEIYESVDVIDEENDQVLEESSETLLYSFSPLSLLLLGALPGATTVRSLFGPFVELVKAWNLPDWLVHWGHPGNMAVVLFAMGGYGTYLGFRIRLSDDVEEKAKAKDLHPKLLGGMFFFFALGATGGITSLLTSDKPIFESPHAVTGFIGLALLTIQTILPSLFEGNPGLRNAHGILGSGIMTLFLIHAALGLQLGLSY; this comes from the exons ATGGCTGTGGTAAATGCATCTTTGGCTGCTTTCACACCACACTCATCTCCTTCTCTTCTACCTTCCACTTCACATGCCTCCCACTTCCCATCAACACATTCCTCACCAATTCCTTGTACACCACTAGCGATTGCATTAGCCGCTACTAAGAGAAGAAGGGGTCTTTTTGAATCCACATTTGCTGTCAAAAGCAGCGAGATTTATGAGAGTGTCGATGTAATTGACGAGGAAAATGATCAAGTATTGGAAGAATCATCTGAGACACTCTTGTATTCATTCTCTCCTTTGAGTTTGCTACTTTTGGGTGCTCTTCCTGGAG CTACAACTGTGAGATCTCTGTTCGGCCCTTTCGTTGAGCTCGTAAAGGCATGGAACCTCCCTGATTGGCTTGTCCACTGGGGCCATCCTGGGAACATG GCTGTTGTGCTATTTGCCATGGGTGGTTATGGAACTTATTTGGGGTTTCGCATTCGTCTCTCAGATGATGTG GAGGAGAAGGCCAAGGCCAAAGATTTGCACCCTAAGCTTCTTGGAGgaatgtttttcttctttgctcTTGGAGCTACTGGTGGAATTACATCTCTTCTCACTTCAGACAAGCCCATCTTTGAAAG TCCTCATGCTGTAACAGGCTTCATCGGGCTTGCTCTTTTAACAATTCAGACTATATTACCATCACTATTTGAG GGGAATCCTGGATTGCGAAACGCTCATGGAATCTTGGGCAGTGGCATTATGACGTTGTTCCTCATTCATGCAGCCCTAGGACTTCAACTAGGATTGAGTTACTAA